In one Ignavibacteriota bacterium genomic region, the following are encoded:
- a CDS encoding (Fe-S)-binding protein, producing MQVALFIPCLNEHIYPSAAISMVKVLNYFKVNTIYVDDQTCCGQPAFNSGYQSEIIPLAERFIKLFADYDYVIAPSGSCVAMVKNHYKEIPIDNSLNEKYNSLRNKIYEFTEFLIKVLNITSIDAQFKHKVTFHDSCHALRELKISSEPRKILNMIKDLELVEMLDSDVCCGFGGTFSYKYEDVSVAMVERKCSNILNTKAEYCVGLDSSCLMNIDGYVKKNKLNVKVIHIADLLCQSLGIL from the coding sequence ATGCAAGTAGCTTTATTTATTCCTTGTTTAAATGAGCACATTTACCCGAGCGCGGCAATTTCAATGGTAAAAGTTTTAAACTATTTTAAAGTTAATACAATTTACGTTGATGATCAAACTTGCTGCGGACAACCGGCTTTCAATTCAGGATACCAAAGTGAAATTATTCCGCTCGCTGAGAGATTCATTAAATTATTTGCTGATTATGATTATGTTATTGCTCCTTCAGGTTCATGCGTAGCCATGGTAAAAAATCATTACAAAGAAATTCCAATTGATAACTCGCTTAACGAAAAATACAATAGCCTCAGAAATAAAATTTATGAATTCACGGAATTTTTAATAAAAGTTTTGAACATCACTTCAATTGATGCTCAGTTTAAACATAAAGTTACTTTTCACGATTCATGCCACGCGTTAAGGGAACTCAAGATTTCAAGTGAACCGAGAAAGATATTAAATATGATTAAAGATTTGGAATTAGTTGAAATGTTGGATTCCGACGTATGCTGCGGATTTGGCGGAACTTTTTCGTATAAATATGAAGATGTTTCCGTTGCAATGGTTGAAAGAAAATGCAGTAATATCCTTAATACAAAAGCAGAATATTGTGTAGGTCTTGATTCAAGCTGTTTAATGAATATTGACGGTTATGTTAAAAAAAATAAACTAAACGTTAAAGTTATTCACATAGCAGATCTATTGTGTCAAAGTTTAGGAATTTTATAA